In Desulfosoma sp., the genomic stretch CACCCATGAGAATCTTACCCAGGGGAATCTGTTCCAGGTTTAAGGGTTTGTAAATTTCCAGAGCGTCGTAATAATCGGGGATGGCTCGATCTTCCAGACGGCCCCGGTGGAAACGATAAGCCGCCTCTTCCATTTCCGGTTCCAGAGCCCACAGCAGGTGGTCCATGAGTTCTTTGTAAAAACCGTAATGGGTTTCAAAGAGGTAACTTAGGACTTGGCGGATTAAGTCCTCAAACTGAGGATACGATGTTTCCCAAAAGTACTGGTCATCCAAAGTGTTTTTGGGCAGAAAATCGCGGGCTTCCAAAGGATCGGTTTCGTCCGGCATTTGGGCCACGCGAATCCATTTCTTAAAAAGAGCCACCAGAAGTTCAAAGTCTGCCGCATAAAGCCAGGCCAGTAGTCGTCTAGGATCGGCGCGAAAGAGTCGATCCAGCCACTGAATGGCCGGACCTGGAAGAATGCGATCCTTACGCCACATTTCCAGGTCAAAAACATGGGTGACCTGATCCAGGGAAGCGACGGCCAGCAGAGGCAAGGCATCTTCAGGGCCGATTTCCTTGACGGTCAGATAGAAGTCTTGGTCCGACATGGCGGCTGCCACCGCTTCCGCGTCAGGCCTGGAAATGATGGCCTCCATGCGTTCTTTGGCGGGAAGGCTCATGAGGTGCTGAGCCATGAGGCGGGGCGGCAACCGAGTCAAGCGTTTGGCTTCAAAATCAATGACATCTGTGGGCATGGTTTCCTGTCATGTTGAGCGTCTTGAGGGTGATCGCCTTGAGGGTGCATTCGGCAGTGACTTCTATTCGTCATCAGGCGTAAAGTCAAGGTGCTGCGAAAGATTTTGCTTGCTAGCATGGGATTCCATGCTTAGGGTAAGCATTAAGGGATAATCAAGAAGGACGAGGAGACAAAGGAGTTCATCCATGTTGGTGATTGAAGATTTGGAAGTGGAACTGGCCGGAAAGAAGATACTCAAACATATCGACCTGGAGATCAAACCAGGGGAAACCCACATCCTTTTCGGCCCCAACGGCTCTGGAAAGACTTCTCTTCTCATGACCATCATGGGCTACCCTCAGTACAAGGTCACGGGAGGCAAGATCTTTTTCAAGGGAGTGGACATCACAAACCTTCCTATCAACGAAAGAGCCAAGTTGGGGATCGGCATGGCGTACCAGAGACCCCCTACCATTCGTGGTGTGAAAACGCATCAGATGGTCAAAATCTGTGCTGGGGATCGTGACGTGGATGTTTCGGAATTGGCCCGCAAGGTTAATTTTCAGGATTTCCTGGACCGAGATGTGAATGCCGGGTTTTCCGGAGGTGAAATCAAGCGCTCGGAACTCCTGCAACTTATGGCCCAGGACCCTGATCTTATGCTTTTCGATGAGCCGGAATCCGGCGTGGACATGGAAAACATCTCCCTGGTGGGCCATACCATCGCTCGATTGCTTCAAAAGGAATGTGCCCCCACGGACCTCAAGTCCATGCTTCAGGTCAAAAGGGAACGCACTAAGATGGGACTCATCATCACCCATACGGGCTACATTTTGGAATACCTCACCGCTGACAAAGGCCAGGTGCTCTTCGATGGGGTGCTCAGTTGTTCCGACAATCCCCGAGAGATTCTGCAATGTATCAGCGAAATGGGATACGAGGAGTGTGTACGATGCACAATCGCGAGGAATTAAGACAAAGAGCGCTCAAGGCGGTCAATAAATCTGCGCCCATCGGAGCCGATATCGATCTCGGTCAGTTTGACCAGAGTCCGGTGGAACACCGCCCCTTGGACAAGGAAGAGCTTCTGTCCCTACCCGTCCTTGACAAAAAGCGGCTGCTCATGGCCGGCATCGATGTGACGGAATCGGAACGCAGCGGCACCTACATTCAGATGGATACGTCCGTGGTGCGCTGCGGAACGAAACAGGAAGGGATCGAGGTTCTTCCCATCAAGAAGGCCTTGGAAAAATACGACTGGATCTGGGATTACTACTGGAAACTGGTGGCGGTGGATGCGGACAAGTACACGGCCGCCGTGGAACTTAATCTGCATGACGGCTATGTGATTCGGGCTTTACCGGGAGCGAAGTCCATCTATCCGGTCCAGGCCTGCTTGTATCTCAACAAACAGAACTTACAGCAGAATGTCCACAATATCATCATCGCCGAAGAGGATTCGGAGCTCCACATCATCACGGGGTGTTCCACGTCGCCGCACATGACACGCGGCGCCCACGTGGGTATTTCGGAATTTTTTGTCAAGAAGAACGCCAAGCTGAGCTTCACGATGATCCACAATTGGGCGGAAGATATGGCCGTGCGGCCCAGGTCCGTGGCTCGTGTGGAAGAGGGCGGTCTGTTTCTCAACAACTATGTGTGTATGAAGCCCGTGCGATCCTTGCAAATGTACCCCACGACGCACCTTGTGGGAGAAAATGCCGTGGCTCGGTTCTACAGTATCATCGTGGGTAGCCCGGGATCGGAATACGATGTGGGTGGTCGTGTTTACCTCAAGAAGCCGGGAACCCGTGCGGAAATCGTGGCTCGAACCATCAGCAATGGGGGCAAGATCATCGCGCGAGGGCACCTGATCGGCGAAGTGCCTGACGTCAAAGCCCACCTGGAATGCAAGGGTTTGATCCTCAACGGGGGCGTTATTCATGCC encodes the following:
- a CDS encoding ABC transporter ATP-binding protein; amino-acid sequence: MLVIEDLEVELAGKKILKHIDLEIKPGETHILFGPNGSGKTSLLMTIMGYPQYKVTGGKIFFKGVDITNLPINERAKLGIGMAYQRPPTIRGVKTHQMVKICAGDRDVDVSELARKVNFQDFLDRDVNAGFSGGEIKRSELLQLMAQDPDLMLFDEPESGVDMENISLVGHTIARLLQKECAPTDLKSMLQVKRERTKMGLIITHTGYILEYLTADKGQVLFDGVLSCSDNPREILQCISEMGYEECVRCTIARN
- a CDS encoding SufD family Fe-S cluster assembly protein codes for the protein MHNREELRQRALKAVNKSAPIGADIDLGQFDQSPVEHRPLDKEELLSLPVLDKKRLLMAGIDVTESERSGTYIQMDTSVVRCGTKQEGIEVLPIKKALEKYDWIWDYYWKLVAVDADKYTAAVELNLHDGYVIRALPGAKSIYPVQACLYLNKQNLQQNVHNIIIAEEDSELHIITGCSTSPHMTRGAHVGISEFFVKKNAKLSFTMIHNWAEDMAVRPRSVARVEEGGLFLNNYVCMKPVRSLQMYPTTHLVGENAVARFYSIIVGSPGSEYDVGGRVYLKKPGTRAEIVARTISNGGKIIARGHLIGEVPDVKAHLECKGLILNGGVIHAIPELEGHADGVEMSHEAAVGKIAAEEIAYLMSRGLSEDEATATIVRGFLSVDIPGLPPQLKAEIDRAVEQSDKDVM